Part of the Bdellovibrionales bacterium genome is shown below.
TCAGCGGGGTTCAGCGCAACTCCCAAATACTATCCCGAATTTCAATCCAAAACGTCGGAAGATCTCAAAAAGGAACTTTATACGATTCTGAGTCAGTTTCACAAGCCTCAAGGGGATAAGCCCGATGCGATCCTAGCCAATTGCTCTGAGCCCGGCTGCTTTAAACACACCGAAGTGTCTTACAAAAAAGCACGTGCGTATTTATTCGGTTTTTTGCATTTAGAAGGGAGTAGCTTTAGCAGCTATCGCCTCGACACTTACTACTGTGATGCGAGCCTGACCAATGAAGATTTTCCTAAAGGAGAAGCTTTAGGACCAATGATGATTCCTAAGCACACCGTGGTCAATGCCGAGCATGCATGGCCGCAAAGTAAATTCACCGGGAAATTTTCGAAAGCTACTCAAAAGTCTGATCTCCATATTTTATTCCCAGTGGATTCCAAGGTGAACTCCATTCGCCAAAACCTTCCGTATGGCGAAGTGGTTGAGCCCACCAAAGACGTTTGCCCCGAGGCCCTCTCCGGAAAAGATGAGGCCGGAACTCATGTCTTTGAACCCAGCCTTGAGGACAAAGGCGATATGGCCCGGGCCACCTTCTATTTTTCCATTCGTTATCAAGCGAAAATCGATACAAAGCAGGAAGCGATTCTTCGAAAATGGGCCAAGCAAGACCCTGTCGACGCTCGCGAAGTGATTCGGAACGAAAAGATATTTTCGATCCAGATGGATCGCAATCCGTTTATTGATTTCCCAGAGCTCGAAGACCTGATCACAGACTTCTAAGTCTGTGATGACGGCCGACGCAGGTGTCGGCCCATCTCGACGGTATTAAAATTACATTAGTTCTTTTCGATGGTGCGGAGCTGCTGAAGTGTGTAGGCCCGTGTTTTTTCGATATCAAAATTCGGCTGGAATTGAATCTGATAGACCATGGTCGAAAACATTTTCTTTTGGGTGGCCGACGTCGGATGAGTCTCGAGAAAACGATTGATATAGAGAACCGCTTTGCGCTTGAAATCGCCGTAGTCTTTAACATTGATCGTTTGAATGGCAGTCTTGAGATCGGTGATGGTATTGATGTTTTCTAACATGCTCTAAAACTATATCGAGAGGTTTTCGAGATCAATCGTTTAACGATGACAATGAGTGTAGAAAGTCCGAAAAGGGGGTGTCCTCTCGACCGGGGGAAGCCGAGAGGACTTTTTGGGGGGGAATCTTAATTATTTAATGTGCTCATGAGATCGGCTTGAAGATTGGCTTCCTCGTCGCCCGTGAGCTTTTCAATTCTAAATTTAATTTTTTCTTTCTTATTGACGCGAGACTCTTGGCGAATGGCTTTGGAGTAGGTGCACTCCCCATTAAATTCGACATTCTCTCTCATGCCGCCTTTATAAAGGTTCACACAGTTCGCATAGGCATAGCGACGAGCCTCATCGTGGCTGCGAGCCGGTGTTTCAGCGTTAGAACTATATCCTCGCTGAGTGATAAGACCATCATCTATCATATTGCACTGACAAACGGCGATCACGCCCTCTGTCGTTGTACGGCTTCCGGCAAAAGCTGAAGAACCAGCCAAGACCAGGCCTACAAGTGTTATTACGAACTTCATATATCCTCCTATAAACGTTCCAGTAAATTCCGAAGAGTCTATGTGCAGACTCCATGCCTGGACGGAAACGATCGAGCTGCAATATAAGCTCCCTCGATTCTAACGGAGTGACAATTCTGGGCCCATTCGGCCCTGAAATGAGCGCCCGAGGACCTCCTCTCTGATTTCTTTGCACTTGCGGATGGCGCTATTTGTGCAAAACTTAAAGGAAACAGGAGGCCCTATGTCTTTATCCCGAATTCTTTTAGTTTTTACGATTTTTGGATGGGCCTCGATCACCCTCGCCGCTCCCAATCCCAAAGAGGTGGAGGCTCAGGTCGTCTCTGCGGTTTCCCGACAGTTAAACATTAAGACCGACAAGGTGATCACTCAAAGTCGTATTGAGGATTTAGGTGGGGACGAATTCGACATCGTCGATATCGCTCACCGGCTCGAAAAACAATATTCGATCTCTCTGAGCGATAGCGAAATCGACTCCTTGTCCAGAGTCGATGATTTTACGCAGATTATTTTGAATAAAGTGAAGTGATTTCGCAAAAATTTATTTCTTAAGAACGCGCTCGATAATCGCGCTAAATGTCCCGGGCTCTTGGGCCCCCATCAGAGCCACCCCGTTAATCATATAGGCGGGAGTTCCGTTAAATCCAAGTTTGTGATGCTCTTGAACGTCTTCGTTAATTCGTTGAGCGACCACGCCTTTTTTGATCTCCGCCTCAACCTTAGCTTTCACTCCCCCCACTTTTTTAAGAAGATCCCAAACATCCTTATCACTTTCGATGTTTTGCTGATTTTCGTAAGCGAGTTTATAAAATTTTTGAGCTTTAACCTTATCGGAAATCAATAAAGCTTCAAACACCTCTGCCGAGAGCTGAGCCTGCTTGTGCTGAGTCAGCGGCATGTGCTTATGAATGATCTTCACCTTCCCGTTATACTTCTTTTTGATCTCCTCGAGAGAATCAAAATCCATGCGGCACGCGGGACACTGGAAATCAGCGTATTTAATGATCGTTACTGGGGCCGAATTTTCTCCAAAAAGAACACGAGCCTCTTCGGTCTTTGCGGAGCGAGGTTTTTTAAGATCCTTTTCTAATTGCTCTTCTCTTTGCTTTTGCATTTCGACATACATCTGCTCTTGGGAAGACTGTGCGGCCTCTTGAACCACCTTCATGAACGTGACGGGATCTTTGCGAATCGCTTCGTAAACGAGATCGGGATTCTCTTGGATGGTCTGGCGAATTTGTTCCTTGGAGGCACAACCCGCAAGGATTGCGGCGGCGCCAGTGATCATCAGCAAACAGATATTATGTTTCATGTTTTTCCTTTGGTTTGTTCTTCAAAATAAAGCTCGGTGAACTTTTGTACTATCTTAAATGTAAATTCCGATATTTTTCGCCATTTGCACCCAGCGGTGATCTTCGGTCACTAAGCGGGGTTTTCCCATGACGACTTTAAGTGGAGCGCTTGAAATTGAACCGTCTTTGTAAATCACGGCTTGGCCCCACTCCCCTTTGAGCGCCAGAGACGCGGCTTTGATTCCCATCGCTGTGGTGAGGAAACGATCGGTGGTGCTCGGGGAACGACTGCGTTGAAGGTGACCTAAGACCACCGTGCGCGATTCCCATCCCACCGTTTTCTCAATCCATCGACTGAGCTGACTCCCTACGCCGACTTCGATGACTTCACTCGCACCGCTTTTATCTTTTTTGCGCTGAACCGGTCCATCGAGGAGAACACCTTCGGCCACAACGATCACTAATCCCCGATGCAAAGTTTTTTGCTCTTTAAGAAACGCGGCAAAGGCTTTCTTATCTAATTTTTTCTCGGGAATTAAAATCGCATTGGCGTAGGACGCGATTCCGCCACCGACGGCAATCCATCCCGCCGTTCGCCCCATCACTTCCACCAGAATCACGCGCTTGTGCGCATGAGCCGTCGCTCGCAAAGAGTCCACCGCCTCGCACACCACCGAGCACGCTGTATCGTAACCAAAGGTCGCGTCGGTCCCAGGAAGATCGTTATCGATGGTTTTCGGCACTCCAATAATTTTGATCTCTTGACTGACATCCTGAAGGCTCCGGAAAGTTCCATCTCCGCCAGCCACAATAATGCCCTCAAGCTTGAGCTGTTTGTATTTTTTTAAAAACTCGGCCTCGCGCCCTTCGATGCCGGAGCGATTGGACGTTCCGATAAATGTTCCCGCTTGAGCGTGAATGCCTTCGATATTGTGCATGTGAATATCAAGGGTGGCCTGATTAAAAACGCCTTCGAATCCGTCGCAAATTCCGACGACCTCATAACCCTTAAGGAGAAGCATTCGACTGGTCGCCTCGATGACACTATTGAGGCCTGGGGCATCGCCGCCGCCCGTGAGTAATCCGATCCGACGCTTTATTGATCTTTTAGTATTCGACATTGAACCCTCACTAAATATTCTCGGTAACGACCATACTGGCCACCGGTTCTTTGAGATTCCACTTTACTAAGAACATTATATCCCCCACGACACTTCTCTTGAGCCCGAAAATAGCACTGGTTGGGCCAGTGCTTACAGGTAAACTCCACGACCTGAGTCTTTTCCCCGGCGGGCGTTGTGCATCCTACAAAAAGGACGAGCCAAATCCCCCTACCAACGCGCATAGCTTCCTTTAAGGAGAGTTCGGTACGCAAAGGCATAAAAAAACAAACACGACAAAATCGAAATCCAAAGTGCCGTCCAATGATTGACGTCACTGGTCCCTAAAACTCCAAAGCGAACTCCGTTAATAAAATACAACATCGGATTCATCTGCGAAATATTTTGCCAGATGGGGTGCAGAGATTTGATCGAAAAGAAAACTCCCCCCAAATAAATCAGTGGCAAAAGCACAAACGAATTGATCGCGCTCAGTTGATCAAAGGTTCTCGCCCAAAAGGCAATGGAGATTCCAAACAGCGCAAAAGTGATTCCACCGACGCAAAGAAAAACCAAAAGCCACAGCGGATGTTGAACCGCTAAAAACTCGCCATTCATCACGTAATAGAAGACCTCTCCGGTAAATCCCGTGACCACTCCCACCAATAAACCTCGCGAAAGACCACCGAGCGCTAAGGCCGCAAGAATCTCGGTCTCCTTAAGGGGAGAGATCTTCCAGTCTTCCAAGTCTCCACTAAACTTCCCAGAGACGATGGAGCTTGAGGTGTTTTGAAACGCATTATTCAACACCGACATCATCACTAAGCCCGGGATGAGAAACGCCAGATAACTGACATTGTTTTCCAATTGAATCGCCGACCCGAGAGACACTCCAAAAATTAATAAATAAAGACTCGAGCTCACCAAAGGTGAAAACACGGTTTGCACCGAAACTTTGGCAAATCTTTTGATCTCGCGATAATACAAAGTGAGAAACGGTTGAAAATTAGTCCTCATGCTTCACTTCCTAAAACATGCCTAAAGGCATCTTCCAAAGATCCCTCTTCGATTTTGACATCGATCAACGCCTGCGCACTGAGCCCGAGCTCATCTAAAAGTTGCCCGATGCCTTTTTCAGGCTCCACTAAAAACTGCCATTCCGCATCCACATGAGAGATCAATTGGGCATGGGAGATCTCACCACTGGTTTTAAGCTTAAGCGTAACTTTCCTTTTGGTCATTTTATCGATGAGCTGTTTAGTGTTTCCAACCGTGCGAAGCTTTCCATTTTGAAGGATCCCGACGCGATCACAAAGTTTTTCCGCCTCTTCGAGGTAATGAGTCGTTAAGAGGATCGACATTCCATTTTTCTTTAGCTCCTCGACAAAATCCCAGAGAGAGGCGCGAAGCTCGATATCAACTCCGGCGGTGGGCTCGTCGAGAAGTAACAATTGCGGATCATGAACTAAAGCCTTTGCGATCAGAAGTCGGCGCTTCATTCCTCCGCTTAAGGCTTTGACTTTTTTATGGCGATGCTCCCAAAGACCTAATCGGTGCAAAAGGTATTCGATCTTTTCTCGATTGTTGCGTTTTCCAAAATACCCGGAATGAAAATCTAAAATCTCGTAGACATCAAAGTAACCATGATTGATCACCTCTTGCGGAACAAATCCAACCAAGCGTTTCGCATCGGTGGGCGACGTCTGTGGGCTTCGGCCATAGATCGAAATCTCTCCCGACGTCGGCTCCTGGAGAGTGACGAGGCAAGAGATGATTGAGGTTTTACCCGCCCCATTGGGACCGAGGAGACCGAAAATTTCTCCCGGGTGAACCTCAAAGCTCACATCATTGACGGCGGTGGCGGAGCCGTACTTCTTCACGAGATTTTTAATCTGTAACGGGATGGAATTCATTCTTCACAGTATTCCTTTGCGCCTCTCCTCTGTCTACTTTACGAGGGGATGATGCCACTCGGCATGGGGTGCTGTATTGGCGGGCTTTTTGCTCATTCTCACGTTGAATTGAACCAGATATCCCCTCGGTGGAGCCCATGTGTTTGGACGTATAGTCTTTTCATTTTTTGTATGTTTTTTAAACAGTCCGTGGGCTTCGGCCGCACCGACGTGCTTTGATATTTTTAAGGCTTCTCCCCGCGCGAGCTTCCTCGCCCCCTTCCGTGAGGTACGTTCAGAACTTAAGCCCACGGAAATCCCCCAGCACGGAATGGTGATTCGTGCCGGATCCCGCGAGGGTTTACAAAAGGTGCTCGCGGTTTTGGATGTGCGCGATGGAACTTATCCTCTGATAATTGACCAGTCGAATAACGTAGTGATCGATCACCGTCTCCCCGACATTCAAGCAAAGTTAAGACGCCCCTTTCTTGGCACCCATCGCGGCCTTTACAGTCAACTCTTAGCCACCTTTGGAAGCTCGGCCCAGGTGGTGTTCGCAGGTCAGATTCGCGTGGTGGGAGGTCGAGCCATTAATCTCATTGATCAGGCCTCGACGTTTCATGATGTTATGAAGAATCACGATGCCAACGATACCGTGCAAGTCGAGCGAGCCTTTAACGAGCTTGTGGAGAGCAATCAGGTTCGTTTGGATTTTGCGTTCTCGTATTTAAAAAGTTTAGGACTCGTTTCCGAATCCACGGAGATCATCAATTATCAAAAACGCTTTGGTCGCTCCGAAGACAAATCCGAGGGGCACGTCCTCGCCGAGCGCGCCGCTGTTTTTGAAATCCGTTGTCGCGCCAATCCCCAATGCCTTTCGAAGTTTATGAGAGCTGAACGATTTGTAAGACAGGTGGTGGATCGCGGTGGCATCTCTTACATCATGTCTCGCTACGAGGCTCTGAAAACGGTGGATATGGTGACGGCTTGGGATATTCTGACGTTATGGCCGATGCTCCTTAAAGACGGCCCTTTGGATGTGATGGCGCTCAAAGATATGCTCAACGTCGAAACGACCCGAGGACAAATCTTTCAGCGATTTATCGAGGACTCACCGACATTACTTTTAATTGAAGATTAAATGGAATACCCCGCCGAAAACGGCGAACCAAAAATCACGTCGGGATTTTCTTTTTCTAACCACCGAAGATCCCACTCGTTAGCGACAAGCACAACCGGGGCATCATTGAGATCGCGATAGACCGTGGCTCCATTGACCGCCGTCACCGGTTTGTCGGCCGCATCTCTCGGCCATCGTGCCACGGTGTAAGGCAACCGCTGAAGCTTGGTCTCAAGTCCATACTCATCTTCTAAGCGGAACTGCAGCACTTCAAATTGAAGCTCCCCGACCACTCCCACAATCGCGTCTTGCATGCCGATGACGGGATCGACAAAAAGTTGAAT
Proteins encoded:
- a CDS encoding ABC transporter permease — its product is MRTNFQPFLTLYYREIKRFAKVSVQTVFSPLVSSSLYLLIFGVSLGSAIQLENNVSYLAFLIPGLVMMSVLNNAFQNTSSSIVSGKFSGDLEDWKISPLKETEILAALALGGLSRGLLVGVVTGFTGEVFYYVMNGEFLAVQHPLWLLVFLCVGGITFALFGISIAFWARTFDQLSAINSFVLLPLIYLGGVFFSIKSLHPIWQNISQMNPMLYFINGVRFGVLGTSDVNHWTALWISILSCLFFYAFAYRTLLKGSYARW
- a CDS encoding 6-phosphofructokinase, producing MSNTKRSIKRRIGLLTGGGDAPGLNSVIEATSRMLLLKGYEVVGICDGFEGVFNQATLDIHMHNIEGIHAQAGTFIGTSNRSGIEGREAEFLKKYKQLKLEGIIVAGGDGTFRSLQDVSQEIKIIGVPKTIDNDLPGTDATFGYDTACSVVCEAVDSLRATAHAHKRVILVEVMGRTAGWIAVGGGIASYANAILIPEKKLDKKAFAAFLKEQKTLHRGLVIVVAEGVLLDGPVQRKKDKSGASEVIEVGVGSQLSRWIEKTVGWESRTVVLGHLQRSRSPSTTDRFLTTAMGIKAASLALKGEWGQAVIYKDGSISSAPLKVVMGKPRLVTEDHRWVQMAKNIGIYI
- a CDS encoding DsbA family protein; this encodes MKHNICLLMITGAAAILAGCASKEQIRQTIQENPDLVYEAIRKDPVTFMKVVQEAAQSSQEQMYVEMQKQREEQLEKDLKKPRSAKTEEARVLFGENSAPVTIIKYADFQCPACRMDFDSLEEIKKKYNGKVKIIHKHMPLTQHKQAQLSAEVFEALLISDKVKAQKFYKLAYENQQNIESDKDVWDLLKKVGGVKAKVEAEIKKGVVAQRINEDVQEHHKLGFNGTPAYMINGVALMGAQEPGTFSAIIERVLKK
- a CDS encoding endonuclease, which gives rise to MLKQLTIVLIGLMVGSAGFSATPKYYPEFQSKTSEDLKKELYTILSQFHKPQGDKPDAILANCSEPGCFKHTEVSYKKARAYLFGFLHLEGSSFSSYRLDTYYCDASLTNEDFPKGEALGPMMIPKHTVVNAEHAWPQSKFTGKFSKATQKSDLHILFPVDSKVNSIRQNLPYGEVVEPTKDVCPEALSGKDEAGTHVFEPSLEDKGDMARATFYFSIRYQAKIDTKQEAILRKWAKQDPVDAREVIRNEKIFSIQMDRNPFIDFPELEDLITDF
- a CDS encoding ABC transporter ATP-binding protein, whose amino-acid sequence is MNSIPLQIKNLVKKYGSATAVNDVSFEVHPGEIFGLLGPNGAGKTSIISCLVTLQEPTSGEISIYGRSPQTSPTDAKRLVGFVPQEVINHGYFDVYEILDFHSGYFGKRNNREKIEYLLHRLGLWEHRHKKVKALSGGMKRRLLIAKALVHDPQLLLLDEPTAGVDIELRASLWDFVEELKKNGMSILLTTHYLEEAEKLCDRVGILQNGKLRTVGNTKQLIDKMTKRKVTLKLKTSGEISHAQLISHVDAEWQFLVEPEKGIGQLLDELGLSAQALIDVKIEEGSLEDAFRHVLGSEA